Part of the Zygotorulaspora mrakii chromosome 2, complete sequence genome, GTTAACTTCTTAGcagttctttcttttggaTCCCGAATGTATGGTTCCATCTGTAGGAAATAGTATGGTTCATCTTCGACGATAATGAAGTCATGCTTTTGAGCAATACGGTAGATTTTCTCCTTTCTGTCATCTGCTAAGGAAGTACCCGTTGGATTTTGCCCAGTAGGAATGGTGTAAAGTAATTTTGGTTTTGCAGCTTCAGGATTCCAATTGTCCATGATAGCTTCAAGCTTTTCAGGAATGATACCGTTCTGATCAATTGGCAATGGGAAAACAATAACTCCTTGTGCCTCAGCAGATGCCAACGATGAAGAGAATGAGTGAGCTTCTGCAAGAATGACATCCCCCTTGTTACAGAAAATTCTCAAAGTAGATTCCCAAGCGTTAGTATTACCTGTTGTTGCAATTACGTCCCAATCCGCATATTTCATGTCATGAATAATAGTATTGtgttctttcaaaaacttgattAGTTCTGGTTGCCCATTGGTGAAACCGTACTGCAAGCCTCTAGCCAAGGGAATCGTGCCATTGGATTGatcttgttttttgatAGAAACTTTTAAAGAATCCTCTTTGGTGCCCGTGAGCGGTGCCCCAATACCTTTAGCGAAAGGTGGAAGTGGAGAATCGACCACTAAATTATCCCATGGAAAATAATCACTTAAGGGTAATCCACCACCCAAGAAGATAATGTTGGGATCTTGGAATAGATGTATGCAGGTCTTAAGCGGCGAAGGCTTACGTGCCTTTGTCTCGTCAGAATACAGGTATGAGAAATCTTTGGCTTCTCCTAGTGTCATTATCGGTTCTTGGTATGCTTAGCTAGCACTAATGAAGTACTGAAtacaaaaatcaaaaggTAGATTCAAGTTCAATATTCTTGTTATATAAACTTGGTGGAGAAACCTTCGAGTCATAGATTccaattccttttttttttttttcatttttttcccaAGGAAAAAGCGTTGCCGCATCGATAAGAAACATAATAGGCTCACACTGATGTGTCATCTTCGTGAACGAGACCTGAAGTACCGTTAATAACCGGTTTGATGGCTAACTTGCCGATGACAGATAAGAGGAGATGAGTTTCTACTCAGTCAGTGGTTGATCCCAATCAGGCGGAAGTTTCCGTCAGAGTACGTGAGCATACGGTATTGTTGAGCATCGTGATGACACCTCTTTTTGGTGAAACGTTCTAAACTGACATAACTTCGCAAGATGAGTCAGCCTACATAGTTGCGAGAAGTGCTGAATGAGTTTGAGTAGTTTCAATGTATACGGGCTTTCAGACAGTTGCTTGCACAAGTAGGAGTGATGCGGTTATCCACTTGCTAAGGGGAACTCTTGATTACGATGTTCATGCAAATTGTAACACTAAAACTGGCAAACCGGCTGGCGAATGTGACTGAATCGGCACTACGTGAACGTGACTGTGTCGCTGTAAAGGAACTATCTGTAATTGGCGCGTGTTGCTCCAAATACTGTTCCGCAAGCCATCTGCTGGCACCCTAGTCCGTATGCTTGAATTTCGAAACTGCCAGATGCAAGGTAATTGCTGGGCAGTACTCATAGATTGAGGTTGCTCTAGAAGTCGGGATTAAAAATACCTTGAATAAGTCAGCATGTAGTTGATACAGCACTAGCTATCTTCCGTTCAAAGTTTGACTAAGAGCAATCAACTCTAAGTGGAATGCTCTGCGATTAAGCTACTCTGGAAGTCTGTGCGTTCATATTTTACGTGTCTTTGCTCATTTGCATGCTGACCTACTCGACATAGCAGCTTGTGCAACAAgcgatatttttcatttcttgcaGAATTTCATACTTGAAAAACTCGATAAAAGAAGCACTTGAATATCGTAAAGAAGAAGCTCTAGTTCTCGATAGGCACTACCCTACAGAGATTCCATTAGGGTCATTGAGTGGTCACCAGCTTACGAAAGCATACAGAAGATCCTAACTCAATTTCTGACAACATCGTCCATCCTGTTTAAGGAATTAATGCACATTTGACCATCATTTTGTCCTCTAGTTTGCGAATTTGAATAAGCTTTAGAGCAAGATAGTCCAATTCTGAAGTACCTGTGGTGAACACTCACCAAACGTCGAAATTATGcctttgaatttttttacttgGTCCAAAGCCACGCTTTTGCTAGGTCTTTTAGTAACGATAGGTTCTGCCCTACTGACGGCGGATGACTATTACGTATCTCCCGAGTTGATTCCTGGATTTTTACCGGACAGTGATTGGCAAGATTCCGATATGTATGCTGGTCATATACCTCTTAGCAACAATGAGGATGAGATCAAttactttttttggaagttTGTTGACGGTCGCAGAGATAAACCACTAATGATATGGCTTAACGGTGGACCGGGTTGTTCATCAATGGATGGCGCATTGGCAGAAAATGGCCCTATTAGAATAGATGACGATGGCAAAGCCTTTATCAACGAAGGTTCATGGCACAAAAGGGTCGATATCGTGTATCTGGATCAGCCTGTCAACACAGGGTTTTCATTTGCAAATAAAACAGGTCCGCTGATCtacgatgatgatttaGATGTTGTCACGGAGCACTTTATGCAATTTTTGGACTCCtattttcagatatttcCTGAAGATATTTATAAAGACTTGATGCTAGCAGGGGAGAGCTTTGCCGGCCAGTATATTCCATTCTTCGCCGATGCCATCAGAAGACGTAATGACAACCTGGAGGCTGACCAAAATAGAtataatttgaattctgTGTTCATTGGTAACGGTTGGTTGGATCCAAACAATCAAGCATTATCGTATCTACCATTTgcaaaggagaaaaatttAATCGATGAGACAAatccaaacttttcatcgCTACTAAAAGCTCATGAAAATTGTCAGAATGCTATCAACAATCATAATTTTATTAATGAACAAGAATTTTCCTATGAAGAATGTGAGTCTATTTTAACCTTACTGTTATCCTCCACTAGGAATGCTTCCCCAGATATTCCATCAAATGAGGTTTGTTTAAACGTTTATGATTACACACTACGTGACAATTATCCAGCCTGCGGTATGAACTGGCCAGCTGCCGTCCAGAACATTCCTACTTTTTTTGGAACAGAAGGTGTTTTAGAGGGTTTAAATGTTAGACCTGAAGACGTCCCGAGATGGAGGGAATGCGATAATGGCGTAACACGCGCTCTAACAAATCCAAGGTCTATCccttcaataaatttattTCCGGATATCATGAACGCAGGAATAAATATTatccttttcaatggtGATCACGACCTTATTTGCAATACCCAAAGTGTCACGAATGTTATAGATAATTTGAATTGGGGTGGCCAAAAAGGTTTCAGTGAACATGCTGAGTATTACGATTGGATTTTCAATGATGCTGCGATGGATACGTTCGAGCCAGCGGGGTATGTCAAGTACGATAGAAACTTGACCTTTATAAATGTTTATAACGCCTCACACATGGTATCAACTGATAAGAGCATGGTGAGCAGGGGAATTTTGGATATTTACCTTGACGATGTATCATTTGACATGGTTGATGGGAGGTTTGTTTTGACTAGCACAAGTAAAATGGAGCCATGGAGcgaggatgaagatgaagataaagatGAGGATGACGATGATAGTGGAGATTTTGAAGGGGATGAGTCTGAGtctgaggaagaagatgaagatatggatgacgatgacgatggaGAAGAGGCTGAAGAtaaggatgaagatgacgaagagGGTGAAGATAcggatgaagatgaagataagGAGGACAAAGAAGACACCGTGTATTCCTCCCACGATAAATTTCGGATAGTTTTGGTGACCTTCATGTCCATAGCGTTGGCAATTGCGATCatattatatatatatagcaAAAAGTTCAAGCCGGGAATGCGTGCTATCCTCATGAGATCTAATCGAAAGCatgatcaaaataaaaCGGTCTCTTGGGCAGATGATTTAGAAGACGGTATCGATTTTGATGTAGACGAAGAGCTGAGCAGATCAGAAACTGCAAGCAGTCGGTCCAAAAGTAAAGGTTCATACACAAGCGTCCCTACTACTGAAGAATCTTTCGAATTAGAAGACATGTAGACGCATACATATTTTTACTGACAATTGTGTAGCTGCATTTTCGTGTGGCAGTCACGTACAAATCATCGTACCTGTTTGGAAGGAGGAGGTTGAAGCAAAAGAGCTTATAAATTTCTGAAAGTTCGGAGATCACATTTGAACCAAGACGATCCCTACCtggaaatttcattttgacACACCTGCTCATCTCTGTTTAAAATTTAAAGTTCAAGGCTGCATGCTAATCTACCAATAGTTAGGCACTGGTTGTATGATATCAAAGGTATTTTTGAGTAGCATTTCGTTACCATACGTATCATTTTGTAGTgaattgaacttttcaacaAGAGATATTTTGTGCCTCAATAGAAACATTTACTGCGTTCTTGAGTAAATGGTACTGCGCGACAAGAGTATGAAAGTTGGACAAACATTATATGAAGAGACATCTACCATACCTACTTCCTggaatcttcttctttaaaATTGATTCTGTGAAGCATAATGTCTCACGAAGCTCGCTATTCGTATTGTTGTCTCGCATAGCAGTACTCATCGCTATTGGTATGTTGGAGTAACTATTctactttcaaaatctccTGATAATATCGAAATTGGATTTTGGTGGCCCAAGTATTGAAAGTGGCGACATTACCAGGATGCTGATATCAATTTGATTAGACATTGATAGTAAGCTTGTGATATTCACTTGTTGATATTTACATGCCCTCGATGAAATATATCACAAAATACAGCCATTGAACCATAAAAATGGTAACATATGATCACTCCACTTCCAGATCCCATATTAACCTGGCACAGTTGTTTTTATATTCCCATGAATAAATTTCCCTTTTCTCAGGTGTGTGAAAGTTTTGGTATATATCAACATTCAACATCACTTTGAACACCACTAACCTCGTAAGGACCTCGTCTGACATTATTTCTCTATTGTTTCAGCGAGTGAAGTGCCCTTTTTAGGCTCTTGTTAAT contains:
- the ARO8 gene encoding bifunctional 2-aminoadipate transaminase/aromatic-amino-acid:2-oxoglutarate transaminase (similar to Saccharomyces cerevisiae ARO8 (YGL202W); ancestral locus Anc_3.511) encodes the protein MTLGEAKDFSYLYSDETKARKPSPLKTCIHLFQDPNIIFLGGGLPLSDYFPWDNLVVDSPLPPFAKGIGAPLTGTKEDSLKVSIKKQDQSNGTIPLARGLQYGFTNGQPELIKFLKEHNTIIHDMKYADWDVIATTGNTNAWESTLRIFCNKGDVILAEAHSFSSSLASAEAQGVIVFPLPIDQNGIIPEKLEAIMDNWNPEAAKPKLLYTIPTGQNPTGTSLADDRKEKIYRIAQKHDFIIVEDEPYYFLQMEPYIRDPKERTAKKLTHEEFLKSLAKTFLSIDTEGRVIRLDSFSKVLAPATRLGWITASKSILQSYVYLHEMTIQAASGFTQALVAGTLNSWGQDGYLDWLLGLRHEYTLKRDNAIDALHKYLPKTDAFVVNPPIAGMFFTVDIDASAHPEFKAKYDSDPAQVEHAIYEKVISSGVLVVPGSWFKTEGETVPPQPVESKMTGNRNEIFFRGTYAAVSPEKLTEGLKRLSIALKEEFGL
- the KEX1 gene encoding serine-type carboxypeptidase (similar to Saccharomyces cerevisiae KEX1 (YGL203C); ancestral locus Anc_3.512), yielding MPLNFFTWSKATLLLGLLVTIGSALLTADDYYVSPELIPGFLPDSDWQDSDMYAGHIPLSNNEDEINYFFWKFVDGRRDKPLMIWLNGGPGCSSMDGALAENGPIRIDDDGKAFINEGSWHKRVDIVYLDQPVNTGFSFANKTGPLIYDDDLDVVTEHFMQFLDSYFQIFPEDIYKDLMLAGESFAGQYIPFFADAIRRRNDNLEADQNRYNLNSVFIGNGWLDPNNQALSYLPFAKEKNLIDETNPNFSSLLKAHENCQNAINNHNFINEQEFSYEECESILTLLLSSTRNASPDIPSNEVCLNVYDYTLRDNYPACGMNWPAAVQNIPTFFGTEGVLEGLNVRPEDVPRWRECDNGVTRALTNPRSIPSINLFPDIMNAGINIILFNGDHDLICNTQSVTNVIDNLNWGGQKGFSEHAEYYDWIFNDAAMDTFEPAGYVKYDRNLTFINVYNASHMVSTDKSMVSRGILDIYLDDVSFDMVDGRFVLTSTSKMEPWSEDEDEDKDEDDDDSGDFEGDESESEEEDEDMDDDDDGEEAEDKDEDDEEGEDTDEDEDKEDKEDTVYSSHDKFRIVLVTFMSIALAIAIILYIYSKKFKPGMRAILMRSNRKHDQNKTVSWADDLEDGIDFDVDEELSRSETASSRSKSKGSYTSVPTTEESFELEDM